Proteins encoded within one genomic window of Thioploca ingrica:
- a CDS encoding putative low-complexity protein, translating into MANEKHLAILRQGVPAWNSWRKQARSTYPDLSGCNLIGMNLAKIDMFRANLNKVNLTDADLSGANLSGANISEANLMRANLIKADLSEANLSESYLARTNFTEANLAEANLTKAYLIESYLSGANLSEANLFRSNLFESDLFRANLTGANLFKANLTETNLIEANLTGANLFKATLTEADFSGAKLEGVYIESNRVNKINR; encoded by the coding sequence ATGGCAAATGAAAAACATCTGGCCATCCTGCGGCAAGGCGTACCGGCATGGAATAGTTGGAGAAAACAAGCTAGAAGCACTTATCCCGACTTATCCGGGTGTAACTTAATTGGAATGAACTTGGCGAAGATAGATATGTTTCGTGCTAATCTCAATAAAGTGAATTTAACGGATGCAGATTTATCCGGGGCTAATTTATCCGGGGCTAATATCAGTGAAGCCAATCTCATGAGAGCCAACTTGATCAAAGCCGATTTAAGTGAAGCGAATTTAAGCGAATCTTACTTAGCGCGAACTAACTTTACTGAAGCCAATTTAGCCGAAGCTAATTTAACCAAAGCCTATTTAATTGAATCTTATTTATCGGGCGCGAATTTATCAGAAGCGAATTTATTTAGAAGTAATTTATTTGAATCTGACTTATTTCGTGCTAACTTAACCGGTGCTAATCTATTTAAGGCGAATCTGACTGAAACGAATTTAATTGAAGCGAATTTAACTGGCGCTAATTTATTTAAAGCCACTTTAACAGAAGCCGATTTTAGTGGTGCCAAGTTGGAGGGAGTTTATATTGAAAGTAATCGGGTTAATAAGATTAATCGTTAA